In Oncorhynchus mykiss isolate Arlee chromosome 19, USDA_OmykA_1.1, whole genome shotgun sequence, the sequence CAAAAGATACACCGACATGGACCTCAACCGCTGTTTCACTGACGCCATACTCAGGTAAACGTTGCCATAAGCACAAATGAAACTGTACATGCAATCAGTGTGATCCACAAAGGGATTGTTCACCTCATCTACAAATGTACAAGTATGGACCTGTCGGAAAATGTACTATTCAGGGATGAACTGTATGAATCAGAACTGAGATCTTACCACTATGTAAAGAAGCCAATAATTACACAATGCGTTGTGAGCATACACAATATAGCATACACAATATAGCATACACAATATAGCATACACAATATAGCATACACAATATAGCATACACAATATAGCATACACAATATAGCTTTCATGTGATATATCCCTCCACCGTGGAGTCCGTTAATTAATAATGTGGTCATGGCAACATTTCCAGATAACTTTGGATATTGTTTTGGAACATTCTGAATCTTGCAACCTGGCCTGGTATGTACCTGGCCACCAAGGCCACTACCTATCTGAACAGTCTATTCCAGTTTTTGCATAAATGGGACTATATCATAATTCATATTCATTCTTGGTACTTAATTGATACTCCAGATTTACTCAACCCTACAGAGCTAAGGGATGGCATCCCAAAGAGTTGGTGGCATTTACTTCCTCATCTCAGTCTCTCACCAGAAAAGATGAGTAGTTTGCATTCTCCCATGCCAAGGCGATGCACCTATCTTCTCGTATGTACACtcgttcactctctctttctccctctcccactctctctttctctgtctcccttctctcttactctctctatatccctccccctctctttccctccctagTTCACCTGTGACGGTCGCCACCCCGTACGAGGTGAGGCGAGCCCAGGAGCTGAACACACTGCTTGGGCCCAAGGGCAAATTGGGGGCCGTGGACTTGGTGTGTGACCTCCACAACACCACAGCCAACATGGGCCTCAGCCTCATCTCCTACTCTGTCCAAGACTGGGTCATCATGCACATCTATAGACAAGTCCAGGTGACCACAGGTTCAGTTCAATCCAataaaataaaggaaaaaaatGAAGGACAAGGGAAACTGATCCCAGACCTGaactttgaaacaacatcccCTTGTCCTTAGTACTGCCAGCCCCGCAATGTAGGCCATCAAATATGCTCTCTAGGGTCAAAAGTGTATCTTATTCTGTTTTGGTGTGAGAGCATTAGATTAAAAGGGAATAAAGATGGTTCTGTTTTAACGGGGAAGTGGATGGttcatggaaacaggaagtttcagtACAACTTATAAATGCCGGCAGATCATTTGTTCCCTCAATGTGATGGGATCTGATGGGATACCCTttaatgcgcaaatattgatatattaaccatcatgtCTAAGTAAAATTGGAGTCACAcggtgatatggtgtgtggtcctcccactaccactCGGAAAACGATGCAGTTTTTTAGGttacagatgaaataaatgatgatgaacttcacaggttggtgaatgatgatcgatgcttgacagccatttgacaaaataaaatattctcgcccttatccataataatctcataatgtagactagcctacaGTTTGTATCTGTACCTACGAGCTGTTGTGCAGTGCTGTTGGCTCGAGCGCAAGTGTCAAGAACAGAGTAGGTACATTTGCTATTTTATCTGTAGAGTTGAAACTGTGATGGAAAAGTCAAATTGGTCTGCGCTATGTCATCACACACTGATTTTTATCTGTAACAAGTCTGTTTGGTGGGAAATTGGTGTAACTGATgtcaaatggctagctagttagcggtggtgcgcgctaatagcgtttcagtgacgccactcgctctgagaccttgaagcagTTGTTCCCCCTGCtatgcaagggccgcggcttttgtggagcgatgggtaatgatgcttcgagggtggctggttcgagcccaggtaggggcgaggagagggacggaagctaaactgttacatTGGCATAGtttctttatgcagattttagaatattcgtatgacaatctgttgccaattggatggaaattTAGCTACAAATACAATGCTGGTTGGACTTTAATAATCTGATTGGAGTGTATAATTTCAACATGACTCGATTGCTGTCTTAAAGGGGAAGTGCATGCACCATCTGACCCAGTTTCTATGAGGAGAAGGGCTTCATCTGACTACTATAATCTGGGTTCTACTGGAGTGTAAAGAGTTCATCTGTTGTGTTCTCAGAGGAAGATAACCTCAGCGCCCGTGAGGTTTATCCTGCTGGATCTACCCCTAGCTGATGTCTACTCTCAGGACTCCCTGGGCAAGCATGGCTTCTGTAAGTGTTTGTGCTCGTGCGTGTGTTGTGCGTTCATTGGAAACACACCATGCAATCTTCTTCCTGTCATAAGAAACCAGTGTATTTTCAGTATGTTTTTCCATTTACATGACAAATGTATTCATTCTGATGCTGTCACTCCGCAGCGATAGAGGTGGGACCTCAACCCCATGGTGTGGTCAGAGCCGACATCTTCAACTTAATGAAGGAGGCGGTCGACCAGACACTAGATTGGGTCCAGTGCTTCAACTCAGGTACTTGAACTCCCATCAACGGTGAATATTGCTGACCCCTCACATCCTCTACACACAGAATACACAACCCTCGATCATCGCGACCAAGTCTACTGCCTTGGTCAACAACAAGAATAGCATGAACATAATTCATACCTACAAGCATCTAGCTCCCCTGTACCAGGAACAGATACAATGAGATTTTCTTCATGCACATGGGCCTACCATTCAACACTATGCTGTTGGTCTTCACTGCATTTATGGTTATTGTATTTTGAGTATTTTTTCCTGTCTTGTGTTCTGTAACTGTCCTGTGCTCTTTTATAtaatgtatatgtacagtaccagtcaaaggtttggacatacctactcattcaagggtttttcttcatttttactattttctacattgtagaataatagtgaagacatcaaaactatgaaataacacatatggaatcatgtagtaaccacaaaagtgttaaacaaatcaaaatatatttgagatttgagattcttcaaagtagccaccctttgccctgatgacagctttgcacactcttggcattctctcaaccagcttcatgaggtagtcacctggaatgcatttcaattaacaggtgtgccttgttataagttcatttgtggaatttctttccttcttaatgcgtttgagccaatcagttgtgttgtgacaaggtaggggtggtatacagaagatagccctatttggtaaaatacaaagtccatattatggcaagaacagctcaaataagaaaagagaaagaacagtctcccacaggaaaggaagacccagagttacctctgctgcagaggataagttcattagagttaactgcacctcagattgcagcccaaataaatgcttcatggagttcaagtaacagacacatctcaacatcaactgttcagaggagactgtgtgaatcaggccttcatggttgaattactgcaaagaaatcactactaaatgacaccaataagaagaagagactcgGTGGgctaagaaacatgagcaatggacattagaccggtggaaatctgtcctttggtctgatgaatccaaatttgagagttttgggtccaaccgccgtgtctttgtgagacgcagagtaagtgaacgtATGATCTccgaatgtgtggttcccactgtgaagcatggaggaggaggtgcgatggcgtgggggtgctttgctggtgacactgtcacttatttatttagaattcaaggaacacttaaccagcatggccaccacagcattctgcagcgatacgccatcccatctggtttgcacttagtgggactattattgttttttcaacaggacaatgaaccaaaacacacctccaggctgtgtaagggctatttgaccaagaaggagagtgttggagtgctgcatcaggtaacctgtcctccccaatcacctgacctcaacccaattgagatggtttgggatgagttagactgcagagtgaaggaaaagcagccaacaagtgctcagcatatgtgggaactccttcaagactgttggaaaagcattcctcatgaagctggttgagagaatgccaagagtgtgcaaagctgtcatcaaggcaaagggctgctactttgaagaaaccaaaatataaaatatatgtttcgatttgtttaacactttttttggtttctacatgattccatcaaGATTCCATCAAGACAAGTTCCCCTTCAAGAGAAATTACATTTTAGATTCTATTCTAGTCATTAACCAATTACAAACCTTCTCTCATCTTATCTCTACCAGGAAGTGCCTTTGAAGGTGGCGAGGTGGACGATGTGTACACCTTTGTGAAGAGTGTATACTACCCAAGAGACCCAGAGACCAATCAAATCACTGCTGCCATACATCCCCAAGTGCAGGTTCAGGAACATTCTGCACTTGTATATAATTGAATCTTAACTGCAGTCGGTTAAAGTCCTGTACATGAACCCTTTAATGCATAGctgcgggaagtaggggtgcctGGGGTGTTGCAGCACCCTTtgataaatacaaaataattcaGCCATAATTAGGCAaccaacaaaaaatatatattacaccTGTCTGGACAGAGAAATGAAATTATTCTAAATACTAAATCAGAGAGCATAATTTAGCTACAGACGATAACTAGCTTCTAAAAAATTTAGCTGTGGATTAAGTTTTATTCCAAGCACTTACAGTTGGTAGGTATGCAATTTGGGCAGCATGCGAGGCAAGTATCAAATCACTTTTTGAGTTGTGGCCATACTGTAGATATAATCCATAGAAGGATTTTGGAACCTCTAACCATGGCACTTTGACTGTTAAACTCTAGCAATGACTGCCAGTCCTGACATGAATGGGAATTGTCATCTttgtattatatttctatggttggttACAGCTGCCAGTTTGCCTTTCACAATTTTCAAAATACAATTTTGAGAAAAACATAGGTCTAACCGTTCGAAAAGGAATGCCTACTGTTGAAAAATTCCTAACAACGTTTGAGTGATTCTGAGTGAACAGCACTGTTTTTCAAAGTATCTTATCTTGAGATATTGGCACGAGCTCATTGGCCATCACCAGTGAGTAGCCTCTGCTTCATATTCATATTTTGGTGAGTGTCACTGGGAAGTTTATtttgtagcctactgtagcctatactatatactgtatacagtatactacatatCAGGGTTTCCGATTATGATAATTTTGCGCTGGACAAGTAATTGGGAAGATTTTTCATTTATCGGACATTTAAGAAATGTACCGGTCATTCATATGCATTGGGTGCTGAACGCATTAGATCGTCCACCCACGCAGCCATCGCCATCAATAAACGATGGATAGTGGCCAAATGAGCCACATTACATGTCCTTAAAAACAGCCTATAACAAATTACAAAAACACTATTCCTTGTGTTTCCATTTTTAGAAAAATGCTAAATTGATAGCATGTTGTTTTATTGGTTTTAACTTATCTTAAACAATAATTGTCCACCTCACGGTTCAGCTGTCGGAGATTTGTGCACTAAACACATCAGAGCATACAGGTGTTCACTGTATTATATACTATTTAAAAAGCTAGTTTAAACCCTCACAGTAGTAGTTTTGAACAGTCTATATTGCAGAAATGACCAAAAAAGGCTAGTGCCTACCGTACTCAACACATGACAGCAATAGGCTAATGATATGTATTTGACAAAAGGCTAGTGCCTACCGTACTCAACACATGACAGCAATAGGCTAATGATATGTATTTGACAAAAGGCtagtgtctccccccccccccccccccccaattccaGCACCCCCAACTCAAAATATCTTCCCACAATGGTACATAGGCTTGTAGGGAATTATTGAAATGTAACGCTGTGAACTTCAGGACACTGCCATACACCCACAATGACAGGTAGGCCGACGGGGTACAACGTTCGTTTAGGTATTTAACtgattctccctcaggagactgaaaagatttggcatgggtcctcagatcctcaaaaggttttacagctgcaccatcgagagcatcctgacgggttgcatcactgcctggtatggcaacagctcgggctctgaccgcaaggcagtagtgtagtgcttacggcccagtacatcaccagggccaagcttcctgccatccaggatctctatacaacgcggtgtcagagaaagtccctaaaaatgatcaaagactccagccaccctagtcatagcctgttctctctgttaccacacggcaagcggtaccggagcgccaagtcttccaaacagcttctacccccaagccataagacacctgaacagctaatcaaatggctccccagactatttgcacccccacccccccccccccccccccaaacgttGCTGCTattctgttattatctatgcatagccactttaataaccctacctgcatgtacataattaccccaacaccggtgcccctgcacattgacacattcactctaaactggtaccccctgtatatagccccgctattgttatttactgctgctccttaATTATTCATTTTTCTTATCATttactttttttgttgtatttcCCTAACTGCATTGTgcaggttaagggcttgtaaagtaagcattttactattttattcggcgcatgtgacaaataacatttgatttgattatggtCTATAGATGCCCAAACAATCAactgttagggttagagtaagggaACAGGTAGCATTTGGTTAGTGAAAATCAGCATAGACCTAGTCATTATCTAAATGCAAAGCATGCTGATGTGAATCTTTCTCTCCAGGACCGTGACTTCTGCCTCCTCCATCCGGGAGATCCCATGTTCCTGATGTTTTCTGGGGAGATAGTTAAGTACGAAGGGGAAGAAGTCCTCCATCCCTTCTTTGTGAACGAGTGTGCATACTATGAGAAGAGTATTGCCTTCCACCTGGCACGAAAGATGACAGTCACTATACCCCCCTTGCAAGTGAAGAGAGattgatgaagagagagggggaggaaaagagagaattTAAAGAGTGGGATAATTAAAGGGAAAACACACACTGAACCTTAAGAAGCACTTACTAGTCTAACCTAATTTTCAATTGATTTTGAATTCCATTGTTTTTTATCATCACCAAATAACCTCAGGCATACCTGTATGTGAAATTATGCAGTTCAATGCAATAATCTAGTATGTCAAttaaacatacattttttgtttAATTAGTTGTCTTCATAGTGATGTAATGTTGCATTGCACTGCTCCATTTAATCTTGTGTTTTCTAGGTACAGACGACACCTTTGAGATAGTTTAATGCAGGAAAAGGTTACAACGATATGAATGCAGAATGACGTCGTGCAGAAAGGAGCTCGAGTTTGCCAGGAAGTTGGATGATTGATAGTTGGTTGTAGAATGGATCTCGGTAGGCATCGTCAGAGATGGTGTCGCAGCATTGAGAGGAACCCTGGATGATTAAAGGAGCTTAATGGTTTCCAGTGGTTGAAAGGGCATTATGGTTCAGGATGGTTGATGGGAAGTGATGGTTCGGGAGGATGACTGCTCGGTCGTCAAGGTATCGTCAGATGAAGACTGAGTGTTTGGGGTGGGAGTCCCGGAGGCATCTTCTTCTTGGTGCAGAGTTAATGTATCCtggggaaaaaaaacaagaagagcagagaggggaggagacgggggtGGTGAAGGGATGCGAAATGCTACAGAAGATCACGAATATATACATCCATTGATTGGCGAATGAAGTAAATTGGTTTCAGGTGTGGTCTTTCCTCCTGAACTTGAGATGTGTGTAACATAACACCATTTAATGATCTAAAAGacactcccacacacatacaatattAACACTCAGACAGGAGGTAAGCATAGGTGAACTTTATTCTTATGGAAACAGGTATGAGGTGTGCTTTAGGTATAGTCACATAAAAACGCTTACAAAAGCCACAAGTTGTTTCAACACATTTAGACACCCTTCATAAAATGGTGTCCCAGTAAACATTATCTGTTGAGTGCTCATTTACCAAGTGTACTTGGGAGTTAGTGCCAGTTGTCTTGTCATTGGTAGTTTCAAGCTGGCTTCAAACACTGTAGGCTTCAGAAAAGCTAAGTACTGGAGCTACATTTACTTCAACATAACCAAAAAAATATCACGAGCATCAAGAGGAAAATCAAAACACAGGTTAGCTACAGTGGCATCAAAACAACCCAGGATAACATGTCTTTACATTCAAATAAATCTCAATAAATATGGATGACAATGGGAAAGAAGTGGTTACATTCAATCAACATATGACACAAAATTAAACTGAACATTCTCATCAGCGGAAATAAAAAAAGGGAAATGTAGGCAAACGGGGTCAAAAGTCACTACAACGCTCTATAGATAACATAATACAAAACTTCAAAAGCAACAAACCATTTAGTTTAGGAAAACCTAGAAAAAAAAAGGCTAGGATTGCAAAAAGCGTTCATTCATAAATGGTAGAGATGGCAACAGAAGCAAAGGCAAAAATATGACTCCAATCGCTGTTAACTTGAATTTAAAAAAAGACTCGTTAAAAGATTCACCCACAAACAGGTTTCAAGAAAAACAAACGCACTTCACCTTCTCATAATCAACCACAGGTTTTGTTAAACAttatacacatacagtacgtGCTGCTGGGGACAAATTCATCTGAAAAGTAAAATCAAATTAAACACTTGCCTCTACGACAGTGAGAAGCTCTTAGGATATGTTTATACAGGCGATGTCTCGTTTGAGGTTAGATTGGCTAGTGTGAGCTGTCAAACAGTTGTGCTTAAGGTGGAGAGATTGTTTAGGCCACCCCCGTGGGGTGGAGTTAAGGTGTCGAAGGTTTAGTCACCCTAAGATCTGTCAATCAGGTATAGTAATGGGGAAGATTGTCATGACGACGGGAATGTAAAGGCGTAGTTGTTACAGAGTGAATCACTGGGCTACCCTGTGCTCTTCATGCCTCGTCCTGGCGAGGCCAGTGTGCAGACTTTTGTCCCAAGCCCAGCACTAAATCACTTGAGTTGTGTTCAGTGGGGCACAACGTTATGGAGCCTTCAGATACTCTGACATGACGAGTAAGAAACATCAGCTCTAATGATCACATTTCTATTTGCAAGGTTTCAGTACGTTGCAACCCTCTGAACGTGACCCAGATTCTACTTACAAACAGGACGGTTAACAGACGCAAACACACATAGGCCTTTCAAGAGCAGAAGAGTATCCTAGGAAGCAAGCTAAAACTACTCAGGGTTTTCCAAAATGAACCAACCGTCTTTATTTTATAAATTCTCATGAATGTTGACTTCTGTGTGCTTTCCAAtgtgcttatcaatgcacaagCACTTTCTACCCACTCCTATcaatatttaattatttattaaaTTATACAAAAGTGTTACATCGAGTGACGCTTAAAATGCattctgtcattactaaatgtgtaaatatttttttttacacaaacaaACGCTTGatcaaattaaaatatatatatattttttatattgaaTCATTCGTCTTCCTCAAAGGAAAGGGATGACGACGCAATCTTTGTTCGAGAGGTATCggatttcattggtcctcaactcacGACTCAGTAATTTTATTCAGGGTAAGTGGAGTTAGCTGCAAGTTAGCCTGCCccggagcaggttagttctgatggattcgttgccatagaaatgtacttggctaaaaggtgagccactgTCGTATGACTGGTGCCCCGAATTGAACTCGGAGTTGACCAAAGTCACCTTGCTAATTACTCAAACCTGCTTCGTAGGATACCCCTCAGGAGTATAGATCATTGTTATGTAGACTGCCATTTAGGATTAGCTTAGGGTCACATTCAGTTAAACATGCCGTTTGTAAAATGTTTAGAAACGTAGCCATTTCATAGAAACAATCTCACCTTCTACAAATTGGAGTCTGCATGTTACTGGAAACACTCCACGTCTTCCATTTCAAAACGTTATGCTCTTACTGAGTGCAACCCTGACGTATAAAAGAAACCCAGTCTGTTTAGGCCACCCGGTAGGCCGTCATGCGGGTGTAGTTCTGGCGGTGGCTACGGGCGGCCCACAGGAAGAGGGCGGCCGCCATCATCTCCAGTGGCGAGGAGATGAGGGCCAGGTACAGGGACCAGCCCAGGGAGCCGTCCACACCGTCGGGAAGCACCGAGACCCTGTGGAGGAGGTCCATGCCAGCCAGGAAGCAGCACACTGTGCCCAGGGAACACAGACCTGGATGGGAAAGACAACAATGAATGCAACTTTATTGTTCATTTTACTTCATTGAAAACCCTTCTGCTTTGGCAAAATGTTCATGTgtatttcatgccaataaagcaccaTTGAATTTCATTGAGAGAAATCGAGATGTGGTAGGCGGCATGAATCATGAATGACTTAGCTTTCATTCATACCTTTACATGTTGTTGGGTGTAAAGTTTGTGTTCGTGTGTGGTGGGAGGGTTAAaggtactagggggcagtattttcatttttggaaaaaaaacaatcctgttttaaacgggatattttgtcaggacaagatgctagaatatgcatataattgacagcttaggatagaaaacactaaagtttccaaaactgtaaagatattgtctgtgagtataacagaactgatgttgcaggcgaaagccttagaaaaatccaatccggaagtgccccaggttttgaaagcgctgcgttccaatgagtccctattgagctgtgaatgtgccatcaacgagcttacgctttccaCGTATTCCTacgtggctccgagagagattctcgcgtaaaatacagaggtagccattactccaatcggtcctactgaaaaacgaattgtcccgactgatatattatcgaatagatattagaaaaacaccttgaggattgattctaaacaatgtttgccatgtttctgtcgatattatggagctaatttggaatatttttcggcgttgtcgtgaccgcaatttccgggcgatttctcagccaaacgtgaagaacaaaaggagctatttcgcctacaaaaaataATCTtctgggaaaaaatgaactttggctatctacctgggagtctcgtgagtgaaaacacccaaagttcatcaaaggtaaacgatttaatttgattgcttttctgatattcgtgacaaggttgcctgctgctagcatggcataatgctatgctagtctatgatacacttacacaaatgcttgtctagcgttggctgtaaagcatattttgaaaatctgagatgacagggtgattaacaaaaggctaagctgtgttccaatatatttcacttgtgattttcatgaatagaaagattttctaggaagattcatgtccgttgcgttatgctaattagtgtcaggcgatgattacgcttcCGGACCCGGGTTTGAGAGTCACAAGAAGTTTTAAGGGAGTTGAGAGGCACTGTGATTATCCATGCAGTTCTCAAACCTGCCAGCAGGTGGAGCACTCCAACGCCCAGGGTGGGGGTGATGCTGCGGCAGAGGCAGGCGCAAACGCCGATGAGTCCGCTGAGGATAACAAAGGCTAGGGACACCAGAGGCAGCAGGAACTGGCACCTCCACAGGTCTGCTCAGACACAGAGAAAGCAACTTAGAAATGTCAGAAAAGTGCAGTACAAATAAAGTTTTTTTCGTTTGTTTCGTAGGACGGATAAACAATATCTGTTTAAAGAGCTTTATAATGCTTATTATGAATTTATTATGAATGCGTGgctgtgtgcgtctctgtgtatGTTTGCCcttagagagaaagggaaagagaagaggtcACATGATTGTCAGTAACAATAAGAAACAACAGTGGAAATTACCACATTTCCAAACCTCATTTCTATAAATCATAAGCTTTGTTTGAACCAAGGTTATTACagtaaatgaagaaaaaaaactaaaatcaggATTTTTTCCCCCGTAAACTGAAGTAAAATCATTAACAAACCTGTTTGAAAAACACAAATGTTtagtttgtttttttctctcttaattaaaaataaaatttaaaaaatcgaACAGGGTTTTCAAGCTTCTGAATCCGGCGGGCCACACAGATTGGGTTTGAGTGGTAAGGTTCAAGCAACCGACTGTAGACGAAAGTCCAGGAGTGAAGTCGGCAGAGGTGCAACTGCAGAACAGGGG encodes:
- the LOC110497470 gene encoding N-acyl-aromatic-L-amino acid amidohydrolase (carboxylate-forming) B; translated protein: MEPVSLPALSRVAICGGTHGNEMSGVYLVRELQRQKLEKAGSATLTTVISNPRAVQVCKRYTDMDLNRCFTDAILSSPVTVATPYEVRRAQELNTLLGPKGKLGAVDLVCDLHNTTANMGLSLISYSVQDWVIMHIYRQVQRKITSAPVRFILLDLPLADVYSQDSLGKHGFSIEVGPQPHGVVRADIFNLMKEAVDQTLDWVQCFNSGSAFEGGEVDDVYTFVKSVYYPRDPETNQITAAIHPQVQDRDFCLLHPGDPMFLMFSGEIVKYEGEEVLHPFFVNECAYYEKSIAFHLARKMTVTIPPLQVKRD